The genomic segment taagtaTAAAACCAGtagcaactttatttatatacagtattaaaataatatagACAATTACAATACTATCAATACTAATACAATCACTAAATGGATAAGTTCACCAACAGGCTAATCTCCCAAGAACATTTGTCTGGAACAGGATTAGGATGATGACAGCTGATAGGTTACTGTCATCCTTACAGTCAACACTATAATAACACCTGTATTGAGTCCTTCTCCTGGCTTTGCAGAATTGCTCATGACTTGACGAGAGGTTTCAGTCATGCTGGATATGGTACTCATGCAACTAAAAATGATGTTGTTTTGGCCTTCGCCATATCCTTTCATTCTCTCATTCTTGTTTGAGCACGTTTCTGGCTCATTGATGTGGGTCAGAAGAACACAGCTGTAAAAGGTCCAGCGGTCAGGGTATACACGTGTCAAACTTTAGGTTTCTAGAGGGAAGCGGAAGGTCTTGTTTCCCGTCCTGCAGCGCAGCTCCACGCAGTCTAACCTTAGCAGAAATGGTCCGTCTTCATGGTCATCAACCAGACTCTAACAGTCAAAACATCAGGGATGTACAAACAGTAATCAGCTGGTAAACTGTGTGCAAGTCATTCAGTCAAAACTGCCGTGACTGAGGCAGCTGCTGCCAGAATATTTCTCAGAAGTGTTACAATACACCAGCAAAAAACAATCGACTATGGTATGATTATGACAAAGTTCTGTTATCTAaggcatactgtatatatgaaaCCTAAATCCAAACCAGAGCCCGACTGTTAgttgagtttaaaaaatctgttaacAGCATATCGTCGGctgatatttaatttttaagacAAACTCACATTTTTGATAAGGcattttacagttaataaatgaacttgtcagtgctctttGGTGGACAAACTGTGTGATGGAGACACTTCATAAATTACCTCACACATATATCGTTGGCATTTTTGTATTGCAGTTTCTTATCGGCCAACACGCATGTTGATACCGATTTGGCTGCGATAAACCGCCAATATATGGGTCTAGTTCCAAACATACTGGGGCATTATAGAATGGATTAAGGAACGATGGCATACATTTGGATTTAGAATCGACTGTCAATTAGGAGGAACCGAGAAATTATTTCAAAAGGAACACGTTAGGATGGACAGACGTCCCGGTACCTGCAGCTCCTGAATGCATTCCTTCATCTGTCCTGTCATGTCTCCAACACACCAGGCCAGACTCACGTGGAAAGATGGATCCTAGAAAAAACATCAGAGGGAACAATATGGAGGGTAAGACATAGATGTGCACTACTTCAGATCCGTTTGGATGGTTTGTTCATATTTTTAAGACAAAACAATGATTTACAATCATTCACTGactgattaaaatgttgctaCAACATAGAAGAATATCCCATTAACTAATTTGGACCCTGCAGATCACTGTATTTACCCAGGTATCAATAGGAAAAAGACTAATTCAAACTTAAGAGTGACACACAAACTGGTCCAGCTATAGACCCCAAAGGATAAAATCAATTTGTGTGTTAAAACGTGTTGATGAGTGACCTTATAGAAAGTGTCCAGGCGAAACTCTGTCATTGTTCTGTCCACTGCTTGGACCAGGTCCAACAACTGAGCATGCCCAGTACACACTTCCATCCCCAGAAACGTCCTGCCGGggacaacagacagacagagacacatacaGGCCAAACGCCAAAGAATGAAAATGTATCTTCGACAGCTAAGTCAACAACATTTTGGCTACAGTAACAACTGAATAGTCAGTGCTACACAGAGATTGTTTAGTTTACATACTATATCTGGACTACGAGAAAGAGAGACAATTAAAAAGGACTTGACTGTACCTCGTCCTCTCAGCGTTACAATAGACCCTCAGTCTCCCCGCTGAGCACACAAACCTGGCAACAAGAAACGCAGCTAGAATAAACATTCAACTATAATCAGCTTCAGAtgtcattttcatcttttcctGATTTATTTGTACTATTCCACCTACTCCAGTGCAAGTGAACCTCTAGGATGCTGCTGCAAATACAGTTGTATTCACCTTGAGATAGTCATTATAGGAGATATTATATTTATGGTAATACAATTGCACTAACTGCACTCTcttcattgtttaatttgtcttcatttaatttccttttgaCTTACTAACTGGCCTTGTTTTTTAGTGATATTGTTTTTTCCACCAATTTCACCAGCACgaccctttttttaaataactctTATATTaagtgttttacttttttgtcaCTTGTGCAGTTAAATTACCTGCCCTACAAATTACTttctgtacatactgtatatgcctcGCAAATGGCTTGCAAACTCAATGGCTAACTCTGGtgtaaagcagaaaaaaatgaacaaatcaaaagaAAGTATCAGTTCTAAAAAGAAATGACTGAATCGTCCTGGGTATGGGTATTTGAGCAAACCTCTTGCAGTGCACCAGGCCTGCCCTGAGGCTCTGTGTGAAGGGTTGGATCCAGTGGTGTCTCAGCACCACCGTCTGTGACAGGCTGAGGTGGAACTCCTCCTGCGGGGTCAAAACTGCACCATGGGCTCTTGCTACTGAGAGCAGCGCCTCCAACAACTCCCTGAACTCCTCCTCAGGATGGTCTGATGTGaagaggagacggagagagaaacGTGCACACACAAAGCCAAATTAGGCGAGGAATCgggttaaataaataatcctAAATTGTACTTGGATAACGTGTGTGAGGATGTGACTATTGTCGATGATCAAACGTCAACAGTACAGTAGTGTGTTGGTCTTACATGGCAAATAAACATAGGTGGCCCAGTTTCCTCTCTCATGTTTGAAGGAGCGGATGCGTCCACCGTGAAGAGCGCTGTCTTCAGTCTGTGAATCGACTTCTTCTGGAAACATGGCCAACAGGCAACCAGGAAGAGGCAGGCTGCTGGCCCAATAACAGTGGACacttaattttatatttcctaTTGCAGTCAGTGGCTgcctattcaattcaattcaattcaaactttatttcagaCTCACAAGAGGTTCCAtagcaataaaagaaaaacaaaccataCAAGATAAAACCACAACAGTTCATCATTCAATTTAAGAAAGCGTTCATATGTAGGCTATCTCGCCAATGTTTTCTGAGCCTGGATGAGTACCGAGAGCGGCTCTTCCTAGGTCTGGTTAAAGCCTCTATGCTGCTGACTCATCCAAGCGACACACAAAATTGTACATCAGATGTCTCAGAAGTGCCACACATGAAGGGACACCAGATAACACAAACAGTTGACTGGCACTATGTCATCTAGGAACCTGAAGCAGCAACCTCATCGCCTCATTGTAAGCCACTATACGCCTCGGCATACTACTTTCCCTGTAGCTGCACCAAAGATGAGCTGCATACATAGGTGTGCACAAAGCTCtaaataatgaacattttacattGCCAGAGCACACACTAAACTTACGAAGCAACATATTAGCCTGAGCATAAAGTTTACAACACTGTTGCTCAATATCACTGTCATCATTCAAATCTTCAGTGAGAAAATGGCcatggtattttatttccttGCATGTCGTGAGAGGAAGATCACTCAagtgaaaaacaggaaaaactaaTTTCCTGTCCTCTCTAGTTCTGACTGTCATGACATTACTCTTTTTGGCATTACATTTAATGTCATAGTCTTTGCTGTACTGTGAGCACACCTTCAGTAATTGCTGCAGCCCTGCGCTATGTGGACTAAAAATCACCAGGTCATCAGCACAGGTAAGACGAACATTGTTCCATATGACCCGCAGCGTCAGGAGCAGAagtaaatacattacatttaaagctTACTGGGCGATTTAGCATACATTATActctttcagtttaaaatgccctatttattgatattgatatttattcatacctctattactgctgtgcaatatcctccttCTCATTATAATCctaataaactacacttaacttggcagttcatgcactattactttataccgtattattatcatcaacctgtaaacccactttgtacttcacacttattttaattttatacttatacccacttggtacttaatttattttctgacctgtattatagtgtattaaatgttttgcttagtacttctgttcctgtgtgcactgacgtgatagtgagctgctgtaacaagagagtttcccctcggggatcaataaagtatttctgattctgaagctTAATAAGCAATCTTGGTCATACGTTCAAATGTGAGACATGGTGTTTCCTGTGTCATCCTCTTTCCCGCTGCAGTCTCCTACTCAGCCTACAGAAAGCCACCACACACCTTGTTTTAGGAACCCGTTCCTCATTTTTGGGTTTCTTCCTCGCTGGGCAGCCATCATCACCGTCATCTTCCTCTTGACACTTTCGAGAGCAACTTTTGCTTTGATCAGCCGCCTCACTTTCCTCCTcggagctgctgctgtagccAACCAACATCCTGGAGTGCGTGATGGGTCAGGACATATCAAACGTGAATTAGCTATACATGTGAATGAGCTAAAAGACTGAGAGGAATTAACATAgttatttaaactttaaaggggaaaagaaacatttttgctCGGCATTTTCCAGCGGCTTCAATCAAAAGCCGACGTTTCTTCCGCACAGTCCTGCGCTTCCGATGTAAACAACCTGTTGTAATGATAATTTAGGTCCCAGTGAAACACAGCCCAACCTGTAATCAGTTCCGCTTTCCGAGGTTTGCTTCAATATGTGCACACTGCATAGACGAGGAGCCTGTGT from the Siniperca chuatsi isolate FFG_IHB_CAS linkage group LG4, ASM2008510v1, whole genome shotgun sequence genome contains:
- the usb1 gene encoding U6 snRNA phosphodiesterase isoform X1: MYFNRMLVGYSSSSEEESEAADQSKSCSRKCQEEDDGDDGCPARKKPKNEERVPKTSSLPLPGCLLAMFPEEVDSQTEDSALHGGRIRSFKHERGNWATYVYLPYHPEEEFRELLEALLSVARAHGAVLTPQEEFHLSLSQTVVLRHHWIQPFTQSLRAGLVHCKRFVCSAGRLRVYCNAERTRTFLGMEVCTGHAQLLDLVQAVDRTMTEFRLDTFYKDPSFHVSLAWCVGDMTGQMKECIQELQSLVDDHEDGPFLLRLDCVELRCRTGNKTFRFPLET
- the usb1 gene encoding U6 snRNA phosphodiesterase isoform X2, which produces MYFNRMLVGYSSSSEEESEAADQSKSCSRKCQEEDDGDDGCPARKKPKNEERVPKTSLPLPGCLLAMFPEEVDSQTEDSALHGGRIRSFKHERGNWATYVYLPYHPEEEFRELLEALLSVARAHGAVLTPQEEFHLSLSQTVVLRHHWIQPFTQSLRAGLVHCKRFVCSAGRLRVYCNAERTRTFLGMEVCTGHAQLLDLVQAVDRTMTEFRLDTFYKDPSFHVSLAWCVGDMTGQMKECIQELQSLVDDHEDGPFLLRLDCVELRCRTGNKTFRFPLET
- the usb1 gene encoding U6 snRNA phosphodiesterase isoform X3 — translated: MLVGYSSSSEEESEAADQSKSCSRKCQEEDDGDDGCPARKKPKNEERVPKTSSLPLPGCLLAMFPEEVDSQTEDSALHGGRIRSFKHERGNWATYVYLPYHPEEEFRELLEALLSVARAHGAVLTPQEEFHLSLSQTVVLRHHWIQPFTQSLRAGLVHCKRFVCSAGRLRVYCNAERTRTFLGMEVCTGHAQLLDLVQAVDRTMTEFRLDTFYKDPSFHVSLAWCVGDMTGQMKECIQELQSLVDDHEDGPFLLRLDCVELRCRTGNKTFRFPLET